A genomic region of Desulfosarcina ovata subsp. ovata contains the following coding sequences:
- a CDS encoding acyl-CoA dehydrogenase family protein encodes MSKTVGLGYYKMLDPKYKYAKCYCTDEDIAMAVSIREFTNKALMPVRHDFEGGWNKDEKVALQTLHKYYKECVKLGLTASNLPEKFGGLGLSPVVRQMINIELSRAEIGLATMVGKIHWVVSFMMAAKRDDLLEEFAPRIAGEDAWTACTAISEHSGGASIEDPAFDFRTIRTRMEIQGDEVVINGRKIWPGPAGPNDRFESEYLKGHIGYWTIAQRDPRKGAEGVGIIFVPPDAKGFSCTMPFEKMGMTYSDENAELVYDNVRLPKRYVLDLDQPNLGAKIIEGYVIGLGRLAGAARLLGVAEAVFEIALDWTGGREIAGIPVRERSYFASILAEMARKIEVVRNYILSVTWQVTQPNTYGEPWTREMIAKFSTARSFAGDTAEFCTHRAMELMGSYGYVYEGHIEKYMRDYKIVKMWLGGAQRDRLDVAQGFYGPFKWGGMQQWIDEGGLVTEGFGSIKY; translated from the coding sequence ATGAGCAAAACAGTAGGCCTAGGGTATTACAAGATGCTTGATCCGAAGTATAAATACGCAAAATGTTACTGCACTGATGAAGACATTGCCATGGCAGTATCGATCAGGGAATTTACCAATAAAGCATTGATGCCGGTTCGTCATGATTTTGAAGGTGGCTGGAATAAAGATGAAAAAGTGGCTCTACAAACACTGCACAAGTACTACAAAGAGTGTGTGAAACTGGGATTGACGGCTTCGAACCTCCCGGAAAAATTTGGCGGATTGGGATTATCGCCGGTTGTGAGGCAAATGATTAATATTGAACTTTCCAGAGCTGAGATAGGCCTGGCAACAATGGTAGGGAAGATACACTGGGTTGTCTCCTTTATGATGGCAGCAAAAAGAGACGATTTGCTTGAGGAATTCGCGCCTAGGATAGCTGGTGAAGACGCATGGACGGCATGCACGGCAATCAGCGAACATTCCGGCGGCGCCAGCATAGAAGATCCTGCCTTTGATTTTCGAACGATTCGCACACGAATGGAGATTCAGGGAGACGAAGTCGTCATTAACGGGCGCAAGATATGGCCCGGCCCTGCGGGACCCAACGATCGATTCGAAAGTGAATATTTGAAAGGCCATATCGGCTATTGGACCATCGCACAGCGTGATCCCCGGAAAGGAGCAGAAGGTGTTGGAATTATATTTGTCCCACCGGATGCAAAGGGCTTCAGTTGTACGATGCCTTTTGAAAAAATGGGAATGACATATTCAGATGAAAATGCGGAGTTAGTGTACGATAATGTCAGACTGCCCAAACGGTATGTCCTGGACCTCGATCAACCAAACCTGGGTGCAAAAATAATTGAAGGATACGTTATCGGTCTAGGCCGACTGGCTGGTGCGGCGAGATTGCTGGGTGTCGCTGAAGCCGTCTTTGAAATTGCTTTGGATTGGACTGGTGGTAGAGAAATTGCCGGCATTCCCGTCAGGGAACGTTCATACTTTGCATCTATCCTGGCAGAAATGGCTAGAAAAATCGAAGTTGTCAGGAATTATATTCTTTCTGTCACCTGGCAGGTAACCCAACCGAATACTTACGGTGAGCCATGGACACGAGAAATGATTGCTAAATTCTCAACAGCAAGGTCCTTTGCGGGAGATACAGCAGAATTTTGCACCCACCGTGCGATGGAGTTGATGGGGTCGTACGGATATGTATATGAAGGGCACATTGAAAAATACATGCGTGATTACAAAATCGTAAAGATGTGGCTGGGCGGTGCTCAACGGGATCGTCTTGATGTTGCCCAGGGTTTCTATGGACCTTTTAAATGGGGTGGAATGCAGCAGTGGATAGACGAAGGTGGATTAGTAACAGAAGGGTTTGGCAGCATTAAATATTGA
- a CDS encoding molybdopterin-dependent oxidoreductase, producing the protein MKKIALTVNGRQKQVVVDDDLVLLDLLRKHFHLTGTKQSCDRKGQCGACTVIVNGKAVLSCLTKVAKLDGADIISVEGLGTPDNRHLIQEAFVLAGAIQCGYCTPGMIMATKALLDRTPDPSAEEIKHALRRNLCRCTGYAKIIDAVRLAGRLLRGEIAPEEIRPKVTDAKMGVSHPRPSALAKACGTAPFAADVQMPGAAEIVVVRSPHFHAIIKSINTAAAEAMPGVVGTLTAKDVKGTNRLKYIVDDRPILCEDRVRTLGDAVAVVVAETREQAKAAAEAVKVEYEPLTELRSPAQALAPDAPQIHPDRPNLCFRQPVIKGDADAVFATADAVVENRFTTQINHQAPMEPENSVAFMEGEGEEAELVVMGRSINIHLHMAMLQAALGFENIRYEEAFAGGQFGIKLEIFTEGIAAAAALKFRRPVRYIPSLAESMLITSKRHPFDMRIRLGADAEGKITAMAMDMTVDNGAYNSIGNVVINRALHMLSSSYYIPNIKVASRLVYTNNPWGSAARGAGPPQAHYALECAVDMLAHKLNMDPLALRKLNALAPGQTKATGHAIDEWAFEGLCEAIQPEYARATADAAKAVDGPVKRGIGLGAAAFGIAFPGDKSISAVELEPDDCVTVYAAAADPGEGNDSMLTQLAAQVLELPLDRVRADTRSTARTAASGPASGSRVTFMIGGATVDALKRLRQAMDEVGAKTHAAFVAAGLATRYVGHKAALNTAPLDPETGQGPSSDSDVHAIQLAEVEVDTETGEVRVLKMTAAVDAGPIINPNNLEGQMQGGMDMGVGYALRERYEAGQTADWRTFAFPSMKTAFDTAVITRETPRKRGTLGATGVGEMAMVSTAPAVINAIHNACGVWITNLPATPDKIKAALEAAGKA; encoded by the coding sequence TTGAAAAAGATTGCTCTTACAGTCAACGGTCGTCAAAAACAGGTCGTTGTTGACGATGATTTGGTTTTGCTAGATCTGCTGCGAAAGCATTTCCACCTGACCGGTACCAAGCAGTCCTGCGACCGCAAGGGACAGTGCGGGGCCTGTACGGTCATCGTCAACGGCAAAGCGGTATTGTCCTGCCTGACCAAAGTGGCAAAACTCGATGGTGCCGATATTATTTCCGTGGAAGGACTGGGAACGCCTGACAACCGCCACCTGATCCAGGAGGCCTTCGTCTTGGCTGGAGCCATCCAGTGCGGATATTGCACACCCGGCATGATCATGGCGACCAAAGCACTATTGGACAGAACACCCGACCCTTCGGCCGAAGAGATCAAGCACGCCCTGCGCCGTAACCTGTGCCGCTGTACTGGGTACGCCAAAATAATCGACGCCGTGCGGCTGGCCGGCCGTCTCCTGAGAGGAGAGATCGCCCCCGAGGAGATTCGCCCCAAGGTCACCGATGCGAAGATGGGAGTATCTCACCCGCGGCCTTCGGCCCTGGCCAAGGCCTGCGGCACGGCCCCGTTCGCCGCGGACGTTCAGATGCCAGGGGCCGCCGAGATCGTGGTTGTGAGAAGTCCCCATTTTCATGCCATCATTAAATCCATCAATACTGCGGCAGCCGAGGCCATGCCTGGCGTAGTGGGTACTCTCACGGCCAAGGACGTCAAGGGCACCAACCGGCTGAAATACATCGTCGACGACCGGCCGATCCTGTGCGAGGACCGGGTGCGCACCCTGGGCGACGCCGTCGCCGTGGTGGTGGCCGAGACCCGCGAGCAGGCCAAGGCCGCTGCCGAAGCGGTGAAAGTGGAATACGAACCGCTGACCGAATTGCGCAGCCCGGCCCAGGCCCTGGCACCGGATGCCCCCCAGATTCATCCCGACCGGCCGAACCTGTGCTTTCGCCAGCCGGTGATCAAGGGAGATGCCGATGCGGTTTTTGCCACGGCCGACGCCGTGGTGGAAAACCGCTTCACCACCCAGATCAACCACCAGGCGCCCATGGAACCGGAAAACAGCGTGGCCTTCATGGAGGGCGAGGGGGAAGAGGCCGAGCTGGTCGTCATGGGCCGCAGTATCAACATTCACCTGCACATGGCCATGTTGCAGGCGGCCCTGGGCTTTGAGAACATCCGCTACGAGGAGGCCTTTGCCGGCGGGCAGTTCGGCATCAAGCTGGAAATTTTCACCGAGGGCATCGCCGCGGCCGCGGCCTTGAAGTTCCGGCGGCCGGTGCGCTACATCCCCAGCCTCGCCGAATCCATGTTGATCACCTCCAAGCGCCATCCCTTCGATATGCGAATTCGCCTGGGCGCCGACGCGGAAGGGAAAATCACGGCCATGGCCATGGACATGACCGTGGACAACGGCGCCTACAACTCCATCGGCAATGTGGTCATCAACCGCGCGTTGCACATGCTTTCCAGTTCCTACTATATTCCCAACATCAAGGTAGCCTCGCGGCTCGTCTACACCAACAACCCCTGGGGCAGCGCGGCCCGCGGCGCCGGGCCGCCCCAGGCGCACTACGCCCTGGAGTGTGCCGTTGACATGCTGGCCCATAAGCTGAACATGGACCCGTTGGCCTTGCGCAAACTCAACGCTCTGGCGCCGGGCCAGACAAAAGCCACCGGGCATGCGATCGACGAGTGGGCCTTCGAGGGCCTGTGCGAGGCCATCCAACCCGAGTACGCACGCGCCACGGCCGATGCAGCCAAGGCTGTCGACGGACCGGTCAAACGCGGCATCGGCCTGGGAGCGGCGGCCTTCGGCATCGCCTTCCCGGGCGACAAATCCATCAGCGCCGTGGAACTGGAGCCCGATGATTGCGTGACGGTCTATGCCGCCGCGGCCGACCCCGGGGAGGGTAACGACTCCATGCTCACCCAGCTGGCCGCCCAGGTGTTGGAACTGCCCCTGGACCGAGTGCGGGCCGATACCCGTAGCACCGCGCGCACGGCCGCCTCCGGACCGGCCTCGGGCAGCCGGGTGACGTTCATGATCGGCGGGGCCACCGTGGACGCGTTGAAGCGGCTCAGACAAGCCATGGACGAGGTGGGGGCCAAGACCCACGCGGCCTTCGTCGCCGCCGGGCTGGCCACCCGCTATGTGGGCCATAAGGCGGCGCTGAATACCGCGCCGCTGGATCCAGAGACCGGACAGGGCCCGTCCTCGGACTCCGACGTGCACGCCATTCAGCTGGCCGAGGTGGAGGTCGACACCGAGACCGGCGAGGTGCGGGTGTTGAAGATGACTGCGGCGGTGGACGCCGGGCCGATCATCAACCCCAACAATCTCGAGGGGCAGATGCAGGGCGGCATGGACATGGGGGTGGGCTATGCCCTGCGGGAGCGCTACGAGGCCGGCCAGACCGCCGACTGGCGCACCTTTGCCTTCCCGAGCATGAAGACCGCCTTCGACACGGCCGTGATTACCCGGGAAACACCGCGCAAGCGGGGCACCCTGGGGGCCACCGGCGTCGGCGAGATGGCCATGGTCTCCACGGCCCCGGCCGTGATCAACGCCATCCATAACGCCTGCGGCGTTTGGATCACAAATCTGCCCGCGACGCCGGACAAAATTAAAGCCGCCCTGGAGGCGGCTGGAAAGGCCTAA